In Methanocaldococcus sp. FS406-22, the genomic stretch TATTCGGTTTGGCTGTTGGAGCAGTTATCTTCCATAAGTTTGTAGCCCCAATGGTTAAGACGATAATGACCTAAATCTTTTTAATAATTTTTATTTTTGGAGGGATAGCATGAGGAAATTTCTGGGAATATTTATTGGAATTTTGGTTGTTCTATGTCTATGCGGTTGTATAAACAGCAATAAAGAGACTGTAAAGGAAGAAAAGATAACCTTGGCTGGAGGAACTGCTTTAGTTCCAATTATGGAAGAGGCAGGAAAGGAGTTTATGAAAAAGCATCCAAACGTTAAAGTTATTGTCTCTGGAGGCGGCTCTGGATTTGGAATTAAGCAGGTTGGAGAGGGTTATGTTGATATTGGTATGGCTGGGAGGGACTTAAAGCCAGAGGAGAAGGAGAAGTATCCAAATCTAAAAGTCTATAGAATTGGTTATGATGGAGTAGCTATTGTTGTAAATCCAAAGAATCCAATTGATGGTCTAACAAAGGAACAGGTTAAAAAGATATTTGCTGGAGAGATAACAAATTGGAAAGAAGTTGGAGGAAAGGATGCTCCAATAAACATTTACACAAGAGACCCAGAGAGTGGAACAAGGGATACATTTTGGAGATTGGTATTAGATAAGGGAAATATAACCAAAAAAGCCATAGTTGTTGCTTCTAATGGAGAGATGAAAGCAAAGATAGCTATGGATGAAAATGGTATTGGTTATTTATCCGTGGGATATGTTGATAAATCAGTTAAGGCTATAAAGCTGGATGGAATTGCCCCTACTCAAGAGAATGTTATGAAAGGCATTTATAAGGTATATAGACCTCTAAATCTAATAACAAATGGAGAACCAAAGGGAGTTGTTAAGGAGTTTATTGACTTTGTTTTAAGTGATGAAGGACAGAAGATTGTTGAAGAGAAAGGGTTTATCCCAGTGAAATAAATGAGGGGAACCAATGAAATCATTTATAAAGTTATTTTTACTAATTTTTTGGTGAATTTATGAGAAAAATTAAAGAAATTATTATAGAGCAAGTTATGAAGATATTTGCAATATTTTCAAGTATTGTAGTTCTTGGAATCATCTTTCTCTTATTGGTTAATGGACTACCTATTTTTAATTATGTAAGTCCTATAAACTTCATTTTTGGAATGAATTGGAATCCAGATACTGGAGATTTTGGAATATTCCCAATGATTATTGGAAGCTTTTGCATAACTATTTTGGCATTGTTATTTGCCGTTCCATTGGGAGTTGGATGTGCAATATATTTAGCTGAAATCGCTTCTGAAAAGGTTAGAAATGTTCTAAAACCAGTAGTTGAAATATTAACAGCTATCCCGTCAGTAGTTTATGGTTTTGTAGGAATGGTTTTGTTAGTTCCTTGGATTAGAGAAATACTCAATGTAAATCCAGGATATAGTTGGTTTGCCGCATCTGTAATATTATCGATTATGATTTTGCCAACAATCACATCGATATCTGAAGATGCCATAAGAAATGTCCCTCAAAGCATAAAAAAAGCCAGTTTTTCATTAGGAGCTACACATTGGCAGACAATAAAATATGTCATCCTTCCACATTCTTTCAGAGGGATTTTGGCGGGAATTTTCTTAGCCATGGGTAGAGCTGTAGGAGAAACGATGGCTGTTTTAATGGTTGCAGGAAACTGCCCACTAATTCCAAAATCCATATTCGACCCCGTAAGACCTTTAACCTCTCACATAATTCTAAACATAAAAGAAGCTTCTGTTGGTAGTCCAGTTTATTATGCTATGTTTGCATGTGGAATAATTCTCCTTTTCATAATCGTTGTACTAAATATCTGTATTAGGATGATTGAGAAATAGTGATACTTATGGTTAATCCAAAATTAGAGGAAAAGTGAGTTTAGTGTTAATTTTAGATATTTGTTTATATAATCGGCGCCACTTTATCATTCTGACTTTAAGAAACTCCCCAACGTAGCCTTGTTGGGACTCCTGTCTTCCTGCTATATTGTCCATATTTGGCTACGTTGGGAGAACCTCGTTAAAACTGTTTAACTGTTCATAGACGATTATGGACATTGGATATTTTTATATTCAAAATTTTTATATATTGCTTTATGTAATATTTTAAATTTGTAGGATGATGCCTCTGATGAGGGTGATACTGAGGATCTAGGGGAGGCAGACTTTTTAGATTTAAACTTGTAGGGGGTTGAGATTCTTTCGGGAGCAAAGCGACGAGAACTTAAAAACCGTTAGATTTTTATGTCCATGTCCATGATAAAGGGGCAAAGACTAATGACCTGCTCCCAATGAACCCAGAGGGGATGAGATTGATGACGCCCAAGTCCAACTAGATGTATAATATATAAAGGGGACTGTATCGACGCACTTGTTAGAGTTTTAAAATGGGATATGCGATATTCCAAATGGTACATCGAAATGGAAATTGATGGGGCTATTAAGTTATATCCCCAACTTGGTAGAAAAAGCCTGTGATTATGTGACAGCCCCAAAAAGAAAGTTATTGGTACAGTAGGGTCACAAAGGGCACATATTACTATGACATAACCCTTAGATAACATCCGCCAGGTGAGAAGCAGATGTCCAGACTGGTAGCTCTTTTTATAATTCCCTTGCTCTTTTTCTGGGCCCCATCGGCCTTCGCTTCCGCCGATTCAGGATACAGAATCATCGGGGCATATCCTCTCAACGAAGAGGTGGCGTTCGTAGTCATGAACGAGTCTTCAAACGTTCTGTACTTGGTGTTCTATAATGGAAGCTCTTTCAGGGCTGAAAAGCTGAATATTTCTGAGGAATACCACATAGTCCACTGGAACGGAAACAGTTGGCTGCTACAGAAGGGAGAAAGGGGAACTGTTGGGCTTTACATCTACAATGGCACTCTCGAACATGTTAAAACGTTCAAGAATGGTAGCCTCTGTACCGACAACGACCTCCAAATCAGATGGAACGGAAAGGAGTACCTGATAACCTTCCTTGGAAAGGGCCGTGAAGACCTATCAACCGGGGAGTGCATATTTAGGTTCAAAAATTACCTACTGTCTGGTGACAGGCTAATTCCCCTAAATGCAACGGGATCAGGGATGTGGGTTCCGGGACTCAACGCTTGGCTGGTTGGGGAATCCCTTGTTGACGAGAACGGGAGGGTGATTGGAAAGTACAACTTCAGCAAAACGGGTGTATACTCGGTAGGTCTGGCGGTTGATGGTAACAAGACCTTGGTTGTGGTATCTTCGGATGGAGGCTGGATTAGAGTGTTTGCCCTTGAGAACTCTTCGCTGATCTTGGTGTATTCCAAGAAGCTCGGAAAATGGGAACTGGGAAATGATCCACGGCCTCCGAACATATGGACTGGAAAGCCTATACTGATTGGATACGAGTCTGGCGACACTCTAGTTCCTACCCTCTGGCTCTTCAACGGCACCGACTTCATGAAGATTAAAACCGAGTTCAAAACTTCTACTTCTCTTGATCCGATTTTCTGCTCCGACCAGGGATACATCCTTGCCAGCACTCCTGTTAACGTCACGAAAAGGGGAGGTTTACTCCACCTTGAGCTGTATACGTTTAAGGACTCTTCACTTTCCAAAGTGAGTTCGCTTGAAGTCAAATGGGGATATGTCAGAGTAATAAATGCGGCAGAGTTCTGGGGATTCCCGGTCCCGGAAATTGAACGGGGAGAGATCCTTGTAGTTTCAAATGGGGACTATATTTTCCTGTTCAATTCCAGTCACGCGGTGAATCTTCTTTCCGGTATGGTCTTCAAGCTTCCAGAACCCCTTCATGATGGGAGATACTGGGTGGCACCTTACTGTGGTGGATGGATTGTCTTCAATGAAGAGAAAGTGTATTTCTTTAAAAATGGTAGATTTAGGGATATAACTCAAGAAATGCTTTCAGCGCTGCATGGAAAGAAGAACAGGGTTTCTTTGACAGCAGTCATTTTGGGGGGCCTTGTTCTCGTGGCAGTCGTTCTGATAGTTGCTCTGAGAAAGCGAGGCTAATATAAGGAGTGGGATTATGAAGGGGGCGAGAGGTAATTTTTTAAAGTTTTCACAGGACTTTTTATTGCTTTCATGATCTTGCTGGTTTTACATGCGGGAAGAGTTGCAGGAACAAGGGTAAGTCTTCTTCTGGAATATGCTCCAATAACTGATGTTGATAGTCACATAATCACATAAAAGAGTATTTAAAGGAACATCCAGATTTAATCCAAGTTCTATAAGGATTTATCTTTATCATTATTATATTCCTGTAGATAAAGTTTATGATGTCAAGGCATTGATTGAAAATAATGATATATGAGTTATTCTCTAAAAATATGGGTTAAACCAGAGCCAAAGATTAATAACATGGAAAGAATAAAATATCTGTATTAGGATGATTGAGAAATAGTGATACTTATGGTTAATCCAAAATTAGAGGAAAAAATTGCATTTGCTTTATTGAAATCTTGTGGGTTAGTGGTAGTGTTAATTTTATTTACTATAGTTGGATATTTGTTTATAAACGGTATTGGTGTCATAAACATTACATTTTTCTTTGGAAATGCAAATCCCATAG encodes the following:
- a CDS encoding phosphate ABC transporter substrate-binding protein, whose protein sequence is MRKFLGIFIGILVVLCLCGCINSNKETVKEEKITLAGGTALVPIMEEAGKEFMKKHPNVKVIVSGGGSGFGIKQVGEGYVDIGMAGRDLKPEEKEKYPNLKVYRIGYDGVAIVVNPKNPIDGLTKEQVKKIFAGEITNWKEVGGKDAPINIYTRDPESGTRDTFWRLVLDKGNITKKAIVVASNGEMKAKIAMDENGIGYLSVGYVDKSVKAIKLDGIAPTQENVMKGIYKVYRPLNLITNGEPKGVVKEFIDFVLSDEGQKIVEEKGFIPVK
- the pstC gene encoding phosphate ABC transporter permease subunit PstC; this encodes MRKIKEIIIEQVMKIFAIFSSIVVLGIIFLLLVNGLPIFNYVSPINFIFGMNWNPDTGDFGIFPMIIGSFCITILALLFAVPLGVGCAIYLAEIASEKVRNVLKPVVEILTAIPSVVYGFVGMVLLVPWIREILNVNPGYSWFAASVILSIMILPTITSISEDAIRNVPQSIKKASFSLGATHWQTIKYVILPHSFRGILAGIFLAMGRAVGETMAVLMVAGNCPLIPKSIFDPVRPLTSHIILNIKEASVGSPVYYAMFACGIILLFIIVVLNICIRMIEK